A window from Gemmatimonadaceae bacterium encodes these proteins:
- the gcvT gene encoding glycine cleavage system aminomethyltransferase GcvT translates to MSDAQSGALKRTPFFDFHVAAGAKIVPFAGYEMPVQYPSGISAEHKAVREGCGLFDVSHMGEFLVRGPGAVDFVNRVTTNNVASLAVGQVQYSGILNDRGTFEDDCLVYREADRILMVVNASNKDKDFAHISRHLTGFDCTLEDISDDVALLALQGPMAVSILQPLTDVDLSAIGYYHFTQGTVAGAPRVYISRTGYTGEDGFELYFDNAHAATVWKALIATGQVVPTGLGCRDSLRLEMGMALYGNDIDDSVTPLEAGLGWIVKLAKGDFVGRDALVRQKEAGVPRKLVGFTFAERAIPRHGYPVFVDGVPSGQVCSGTMSPSLGIAIGTCYVPAARAAAGNTFEVEIRGKRVGATVVKTPFYTKGSHL, encoded by the coding sequence GTGTCCGACGCTCAGTCCGGCGCTCTCAAGCGCACGCCGTTCTTCGACTTCCACGTGGCCGCCGGCGCCAAGATCGTGCCGTTTGCCGGCTACGAAATGCCCGTGCAGTACCCGTCCGGGATTTCCGCTGAGCACAAGGCGGTGCGGGAGGGTTGTGGCCTGTTTGACGTCTCGCACATGGGTGAGTTCCTGGTGCGAGGGCCCGGTGCGGTGGACTTCGTCAACCGCGTGACCACGAACAACGTGGCATCGCTGGCCGTCGGTCAGGTGCAGTACTCGGGCATTCTGAACGATCGAGGCACCTTCGAGGACGATTGCCTGGTGTATCGCGAGGCTGATCGTATCCTGATGGTCGTGAACGCCAGCAACAAGGACAAGGACTTCGCCCACATCTCGCGGCACCTGACGGGGTTTGACTGCACGCTCGAGGACATCAGCGACGACGTGGCGCTGCTGGCACTGCAGGGGCCCATGGCCGTGTCGATCCTGCAACCCCTCACCGACGTCGATCTGAGCGCGATCGGCTACTACCACTTCACGCAGGGCACCGTGGCCGGCGCGCCGCGCGTGTACATCTCGCGCACCGGCTACACCGGGGAAGACGGCTTCGAGCTGTACTTCGACAACGCCCACGCGGCCACCGTGTGGAAGGCGCTCATCGCCACCGGACAGGTCGTGCCCACGGGCCTGGGGTGTCGCGACTCCCTGCGTCTCGAGATGGGCATGGCGCTCTACGGCAACGACATCGACGACTCGGTGACGCCGCTCGAGGCCGGGCTGGGCTGGATCGTGAAGCTGGCCAAGGGCGACTTTGTCGGCCGCGATGCGCTCGTCAGGCAGAAGGAAGCCGGCGTTCCGCGCAAGCTGGTCGGCTTCACCTTCGCCGAGCGTGCCATTCCGCGGCACGGCTATCCCGTATTTGTCGATGGCGTGCCCAGCGGACAGGTGTGCAGCGGCACGATGAGCCCTTCGTTAGGCATCGCGATCGGCACCTGCTACGTCCCTGCGGCCCGTGCGGCCGCGGGCAACACCTTCGAGGTGGAGATCCGGGGGAAGCGCGTGGGGGCGACCGTCGTCAAGACGCCGTTCTATACGAAGGGATCGCACCTCTAG
- the bcp gene encoding thioredoxin-dependent thiol peroxidase produces the protein MAPGFSLPDDTGATVSLEDFKGKRVVLYFYPRADTPGCTTESCEFRDAFPRFDGVDAVVLGASPDTVVAQAKFRKKYDFPFRLLADADHALAEQYGVWKEKSMYGRRYMGVERTTFVIGPDGRVTHVFAKVKPAGHAEQVLSALA, from the coding sequence ATGGCTCCCGGGTTCTCCCTGCCCGACGACACGGGTGCGACCGTGTCGTTGGAGGACTTCAAGGGAAAGCGCGTGGTGCTCTACTTCTACCCCAGGGCCGACACGCCGGGATGCACCACCGAGTCGTGTGAGTTCCGCGACGCCTTCCCTCGCTTCGACGGCGTCGATGCCGTTGTACTCGGCGCCAGCCCTGACACGGTGGTCGCGCAGGCGAAGTTCCGAAAGAAGTACGACTTCCCGTTCCGGTTGCTCGCCGACGCGGATCACGCGCTGGCCGAGCAGTATGGGGTGTGGAAGGAGAAGTCGATGTATGGACGCAGGTACATGGGCGTGGAGCGTACGACGTTCGTGATCGGGCCGGACGGCCGAGTCACCCATGTGTTCGCGAAGGTCAAGCCGGCCGGCCACGCCGAGCAGGTGCTCTCGGCCCTGGCGTAG
- the hslV gene encoding ATP-dependent protease subunit HslV, with protein MPVFHATTILCVRRDARIALGGDGQVTMGDTVTKANAQKVRTLAGGRVVAGFAGAAADAFTLFEKFEEKLERYPGNLPKAVVELAKEWRSDRVLRRLEALLAVADRNNSFLVSGNGDIIEPDDGVLAIGSGGAYALSAARALVAHTDLAPTEIVRKSLEIAADICIYTNRHITVVEPAA; from the coding sequence ATGCCAGTATTTCACGCCACCACCATTCTCTGTGTCCGCCGTGACGCCCGCATCGCGTTAGGCGGTGACGGCCAGGTCACCATGGGTGACACCGTCACCAAGGCCAACGCGCAGAAGGTGCGCACGCTCGCCGGTGGCCGCGTCGTTGCCGGGTTCGCCGGTGCGGCCGCGGATGCGTTCACGCTCTTCGAGAAGTTCGAGGAAAAGCTCGAGCGCTATCCCGGCAACCTGCCCAAGGCTGTCGTCGAACTTGCCAAGGAGTGGCGAAGCGACCGCGTGTTGCGACGCCTCGAGGCGCTGCTCGCCGTGGCCGATCGCAACAACAGCTTCCTGGTCTCCGGCAACGGCGACATCATCGAGCCCGATGACGGGGTGCTCGCCATCGGGTCCGGCGGCGCCTACGCACTGAGTGCCGCCCGCGCGCTCGTGGCGCACACCGACCTCGCGCCGACCGAGATCGTGCGCAAGAGCCTCGAGATCGCCGCCGACATCTGCATCTACACCAACCGCCACATCACCGTGGTGGAGCCTGCCGCCTGA
- the argF gene encoding ornithine carbamoyltransferase translates to MAHRDFLAIPDFSTTELNALFALAERMRAGRYDARPLAGKSLAMIFMKSSTRTRVSFEVGATQLGGHALFLSQRDVQLGRGEPIADTARVLSRYVDGIMIRTYGHADLEDFAHHATVPVINGLTDLLHPCQILADLLTVRQHLGGIDDKVIAWVGDGNNMANSWLNAAWRLGFELRLACPEGYEPDAELLARARAGARVTLVRDPREAVEGAHVVNTDVWASMGQEEEQAVRQRAFARYTVDANLMARADASAIFLHCLPAHRDEEVTADVIDGPQSRVWDEAENRLHIQKAIMAVLIGGESL, encoded by the coding sequence ATGGCCCACCGTGATTTCCTCGCCATCCCCGATTTCTCCACCACGGAGCTGAACGCGCTCTTCGCGCTTGCCGAGCGCATGCGCGCGGGGCGGTATGACGCGCGGCCACTCGCCGGCAAGTCGCTGGCGATGATCTTCATGAAGTCGTCCACGCGCACGCGCGTGTCGTTCGAGGTGGGCGCGACTCAGCTCGGAGGTCACGCGCTCTTCCTCTCGCAGCGCGACGTGCAGCTGGGGCGAGGTGAGCCCATCGCTGACACGGCCCGCGTACTCTCGCGCTACGTGGACGGGATCATGATCCGCACGTACGGCCATGCGGACCTCGAGGACTTCGCCCACCACGCCACGGTGCCGGTGATCAATGGCCTCACCGATCTGCTGCACCCATGCCAGATCCTCGCCGATCTGCTCACGGTGCGCCAGCACCTCGGCGGGATCGACGACAAGGTCATCGCGTGGGTCGGTGACGGCAACAACATGGCCAACTCATGGCTCAACGCGGCGTGGCGACTTGGCTTCGAGCTGCGCCTGGCCTGCCCGGAAGGCTACGAGCCAGACGCTGAACTGCTGGCGCGCGCACGCGCCGGAGCGCGCGTGACCCTGGTGCGCGATCCGCGGGAGGCCGTCGAGGGTGCGCACGTCGTGAATACGGACGTCTGGGCGTCGATGGGGCAGGAGGAAGAGCAGGCGGTGCGGCAGAGGGCCTTTGCACGCTACACCGTCGATGCCAACCTCATGGCGCGCGCTGACGCGTCGGCGATTTTTCTGCACTGCCTGCCGGCGCACCGTGACGAGGAAGTGACGGCCGACGTGATCGATGGACCACAGAGCCGCGTGTGGGACGAAGCCGAGAATCGGCTCCACATCCAGAAGGCCATCATGGCCGTGCTGATCGGAGGTGAATCGCTGTGA
- the trmFO gene encoding methylenetetrahydrofolate--tRNA-(uracil(54)-C(5))-methyltransferase (FADH(2)-oxidizing) TrmFO, whose translation MRPVSVIGGGLAGSEAAWQLAERGVGVRLHEMRPVRGTEAHKTDRLAELVCSNTFKSTEITNAHGLLKEEMRLLCSLVLRSADAARVPAGSALAVDRDVFSQGVHDAVLAHPNVQVVRGEVNGLPDRGIVATGPLTSPTLAESIRARLGADGLAFYDAIAPIVAVESIDESIAFRAARYDKETMADAGEEGAYLNCPFSREQYEAFIDALSSADQYHGHEFDEVPYFEGCMPVEEMVKRGRDTLRFGPMKPVGLTDPATGRRPWAVTQLRREDAAGQMWNLVGFQTRLRIPEQQRVLRMIPGLENAEFLRYGSIHRNSYLNTPGALSAHLSLRDDPMVMFAGQLTGVEGYTESTATGLIAGINLARQLRGLPPVLPPPVTMLGALYRYLREADPRYFQPMNANFGLLPPLATEVRDKRVKRERFAERSLAAMRGWVDEFALLPAGAA comes from the coding sequence GTGCGTCCGGTCTCCGTCATCGGCGGCGGCCTGGCCGGCAGCGAAGCGGCATGGCAGCTTGCCGAGCGCGGGGTCGGCGTCCGGTTGCACGAGATGCGGCCGGTGCGCGGGACCGAAGCCCACAAGACCGATCGGCTCGCCGAACTCGTCTGCTCCAACACGTTCAAGAGCACCGAGATCACCAACGCACACGGGCTGCTCAAGGAGGAAATGCGGCTCCTCTGCAGCCTGGTGCTTCGCTCGGCGGACGCCGCGCGCGTGCCGGCTGGCAGCGCCCTTGCCGTCGATCGCGACGTGTTCTCGCAGGGTGTGCATGATGCCGTGCTGGCTCATCCGAACGTCCAGGTCGTCAGGGGCGAGGTCAACGGGCTCCCCGACCGCGGCATCGTCGCCACGGGCCCGCTCACCTCGCCCACCCTCGCCGAGTCCATCCGCGCGCGACTCGGCGCAGACGGGCTCGCGTTCTACGATGCCATCGCCCCCATCGTTGCCGTCGAAAGCATCGACGAGTCCATCGCGTTCCGTGCCGCTCGGTACGACAAGGAGACGATGGCGGATGCCGGCGAGGAGGGCGCGTACCTCAACTGCCCGTTCAGCCGCGAGCAGTACGAGGCCTTCATCGACGCGTTGTCGAGCGCCGACCAGTATCACGGCCACGAGTTCGACGAAGTCCCGTACTTCGAGGGCTGCATGCCGGTCGAGGAGATGGTGAAGCGCGGGCGTGACACGCTGCGGTTTGGTCCCATGAAGCCTGTTGGACTCACCGATCCCGCGACCGGCCGCCGGCCGTGGGCGGTCACGCAGCTGCGTCGCGAAGATGCCGCGGGCCAGATGTGGAACCTGGTCGGCTTCCAGACGCGCCTTCGCATCCCGGAGCAGCAGCGGGTGCTGCGCATGATCCCCGGACTGGAGAACGCGGAGTTTCTCCGTTACGGCTCGATCCACCGCAATTCGTACCTCAACACGCCCGGTGCGCTGTCGGCCCACCTCTCGCTGCGCGACGACCCGATGGTGATGTTTGCGGGGCAGCTCACGGGGGTCGAAGGGTACACCGAGAGCACGGCCACGGGGCTCATCGCCGGTATCAACCTCGCCCGCCAGCTGCGCGGGCTCCCGCCGGTCCTGCCGCCGCCCGTAACGATGCTCGGCGCGCTCTATCGCTACCTGCGTGAGGCCGATCCGCGATACTTTCAGCCTATGAACGCCAACTTCGGCCTCCTGCCGCCCCTCGCGACCGAGGTGCGCGACAAGCGTGTGAAGCGCGAGCGGTTTGCCGAACGCTCGTTGGCCGCGATGCGCGGGTGGGTGGACGAGTTCGCGTTGCTTCCCGCCGGCGCGGCCTGA
- a CDS encoding tyrosine recombinase XerC yields the protein MTRREFDESVPVAERVRPEVVTTFLTHLDKERDLSPNTRVAYARDIDLFLEYLAGQGAEASPDLLAVDRLLMRGFLGWLTRRGLSRRSIGRTVSALRTFYRFLQREDLVDANPARAVAAPKFEKYLPAWLDSAQVERLFDVAAARAMDGTFADVRNLAMLELFYSSGIRLSELQGINRRDLDLVSQQLKVRGKGRKERIVPVGSHAVLALRNYEARRDILTRQLGHGADRAAYFLGRTGKRISTRGIQQVVSRFLGKVDEDAGLSTHSLRHTFATHLLDAGADLRSVQELLGHASVSTTQIYTHTSVERLKAAYRKAHPRA from the coding sequence ATGACCCGTCGCGAGTTCGACGAGAGCGTACCGGTCGCCGAACGCGTGCGCCCGGAGGTGGTCACGACGTTCCTGACGCACCTCGACAAGGAGCGCGACCTTTCACCCAACACACGGGTTGCCTACGCGCGCGACATCGACCTCTTCCTCGAGTACCTCGCGGGGCAGGGCGCGGAAGCGTCACCCGACCTGCTGGCGGTCGATCGGCTGCTGATGCGCGGCTTTCTCGGATGGCTCACGCGGCGGGGGCTGTCGCGGCGATCGATCGGTCGCACGGTGTCCGCGCTGCGCACGTTCTATCGGTTCCTTCAGCGCGAAGATCTCGTCGACGCCAATCCGGCACGCGCGGTCGCGGCGCCGAAGTTCGAGAAGTACCTGCCCGCCTGGCTCGATTCGGCCCAGGTGGAGCGGCTCTTCGACGTCGCGGCCGCGCGGGCAATGGACGGTACGTTCGCCGACGTGCGCAACCTCGCCATGCTCGAACTGTTCTACTCGTCAGGCATCCGGCTGTCCGAATTGCAGGGCATCAACCGGCGCGACCTCGATCTCGTATCGCAGCAGCTCAAGGTCCGCGGCAAGGGTCGCAAGGAGCGCATCGTTCCGGTCGGATCACACGCCGTGCTCGCGCTGCGCAACTACGAAGCCCGGCGCGATATCCTGACGCGGCAACTTGGCCATGGCGCCGACCGGGCGGCATATTTCCTCGGGCGTACCGGCAAACGCATCAGTACCCGCGGCATCCAGCAGGTCGTGAGCAGGTTCCTCGGGAAGGTGGACGAGGACGCCGGGCTCAGCACCCACTCCCTGCGACACACGTTCGCCACGCACCTGCTCGACGCCGGGGCCGACCTCCGGAGCGTGCAGGAACTTCTTGGCCACGCATCGGTGTCCACCACACAGATCTACACCCACACCAGCGTCGAGCGCCTCAAGGCGGCGTATCGCAAGGCGCATCCACGCGCATGA
- the hslU gene encoding ATP-dependent protease ATPase subunit HslU yields MASRRTEAALARLADLTPTQIVGELDRYIVGQHAAKRAVAIALRNRWRRQRAPESIRDEISPNNIILIGPTGVGKTEIARRLARLAGAPFIKVEASKFTEVGYVGRDVEGMIRDLVESAIDMVRTERESDVEDLAYEKVDERLLDLLLPVPADAKASSRDAAAGADANVFVVSPTGAVQQERDDSAARERYQRTREKLKQLLRDGQLEEREVEVEVQQATTPAFGVMTPGGPPEGMESIGDMLKDMLPKRTKRRQLKVSEARRILLEQELEKLIDTDDLVTDAIARVEKMGIVFLDEIDKIASGKGETSGPDVSRQGVQRDLLPIVEGSNVQTKHGMVKTDHVLFVAAGAFHVAKPSDLIPELQGRFPIRVELTALTEADFVRIMTEPENALTRQYAALVEADGAQLSFTEDGIREIAHIASLANVRMENIGARRLHTVMTTLLDEVLFGLPDRGKGAVVVDAAMVRERLKSVLDDEDLRKYIL; encoded by the coding sequence ATGGCGTCCCGCCGCACCGAAGCCGCCCTCGCGCGACTTGCCGACCTCACCCCCACGCAGATCGTGGGAGAGCTGGATCGCTACATCGTGGGCCAGCATGCCGCCAAACGCGCCGTCGCCATCGCGCTCCGCAATCGCTGGCGCCGCCAGCGCGCCCCCGAGTCGATCCGCGACGAGATCTCGCCCAACAACATCATCCTCATCGGCCCCACGGGGGTCGGGAAGACCGAGATCGCCCGCCGCCTCGCGCGCCTGGCCGGTGCGCCATTCATCAAGGTCGAAGCCTCGAAGTTCACCGAGGTCGGCTACGTCGGCCGCGACGTCGAGGGCATGATCCGCGATCTCGTCGAGAGCGCGATCGACATGGTGCGCACCGAACGCGAGAGCGACGTGGAAGACCTCGCGTATGAGAAGGTCGACGAGCGACTGCTCGACCTGCTGCTGCCGGTGCCTGCCGATGCGAAGGCCTCGTCCAGGGACGCCGCGGCCGGCGCCGATGCCAATGTCTTTGTCGTCTCCCCAACCGGCGCCGTGCAGCAGGAGCGCGACGACTCCGCCGCGCGCGAGCGCTACCAGCGGACGCGCGAGAAGCTCAAGCAGCTGCTCAGGGACGGTCAGCTCGAAGAGCGGGAAGTCGAGGTCGAGGTGCAGCAGGCCACGACGCCTGCCTTTGGCGTGATGACTCCCGGTGGCCCGCCCGAAGGGATGGAGTCCATCGGCGACATGCTGAAGGACATGCTTCCAAAGCGTACGAAGCGGCGGCAGCTGAAGGTGAGCGAGGCGCGCCGCATCCTGCTCGAGCAGGAACTGGAGAAGCTCATCGACACCGACGACCTCGTGACCGATGCCATCGCCCGTGTCGAGAAGATGGGCATCGTCTTCCTCGATGAAATCGACAAGATCGCCTCCGGCAAGGGCGAAACATCGGGGCCGGACGTCTCGCGCCAGGGCGTGCAGCGTGACCTGCTGCCGATCGTCGAAGGCTCCAACGTGCAGACCAAGCACGGCATGGTGAAGACCGACCACGTCCTCTTCGTCGCCGCCGGTGCGTTTCACGTGGCGAAGCCGAGCGACCTGATTCCGGAGCTTCAGGGGCGTTTCCCGATCCGCGTCGAACTCACCGCGCTGACGGAAGCCGACTTCGTGCGCATCATGACCGAGCCCGAGAACGCCCTCACGCGACAGTACGCGGCGCTGGTGGAGGCCGATGGGGCTCAGCTCTCGTTCACCGAAGACGGCATTCGGGAGATCGCCCACATTGCGTCGCTCGCGAACGTGCGCATGGAGAACATCGGCGCGCGCCGCCTGCACACCGTGATGACGACCCTCCTCGATGAGGTGCTCTTTGGCCTCCCCGATCGCGGCAAGGGCGCCGTCGTCGTCGATGCCGCCATGGTGAGGGAGCGGCTCAAGTCCGTGCTCGACGACGAGGACTTGCGCAAGTACATCCTGTAG